The stretch of DNA cccgcccgccccgtcTGGGGAACATCTGCTCTCACCAGCCGTGCTTCCCGCTGGCTGTTACAGCGGGGCCCCCTCAGCTGGCTTCCGATGGCATCCACCAAAGGTGGCCTCAGTCACCCGGAGTCCATCATTGCCTACGAATCAGGGTCACCCCTGTGGGCCTTCTTTCAGGGCTAGCCCCTGCCTCCTTGGGGACAGGAGTGGAGTCCATCCTGGGGAGGCCAAGGGATGGGGTGACAGGAGGCCCCATTCTCCACTGTGAGGGTCTCAGTGGAGGAGGGCCGGGGGGGGACTGTCCTGGGACACTAGAGAAGAGGGACCCCAGAATGGCCTTCatctgggaaaggggaggggaagacgggGCAGGTTTGGCCCTGACTTTGGAGGGCCCCAGGTGCAGGGAACTAGCAGTACTTGGGCAAGGTGGCAGGCGCCCTGGTCAGGGTGGTGGGGTGGCGGGCGCCCTGGGCAGGGTGGTGGGGTGGCGGGCGCCCTGGGCAGGGTGGTGGGGTGGCGGGCGCCCTAGGCAGGGTGGTGGGGTGGCGGGTGCCCTGGGCAGGGTGGTGGGGTGGCGGGTGCCCTGGGCAGGGTGGCGGGGCGGCGAGTGCTCGGCCTGCAGGGTGGGCCAGCTCTCTGCAGCACCTAGGACACCAGTGAGGCCTTGTTTCTCCTGCCACGCCTCCCAAGGCTCTGGGAACCTGGAGCACCTCACACGGTGGCCTTACTAAAATCACAATGTCATCTTAGTGCCTTTTCTTAAGAAGATGCAGAAGTCCCGGGCCAGAGGCAGCAAAtctcggcctcagtttccccatctggagaATGAGATCACTGTTCATAAGCTAGTGGGGGCTGGCAGACCCTTGGGAACAGGCATCAGTGTGAGGGGACGAGGCCCCAGCCCTCCAAGGCCACCCGCTGAGCCCCCAGAGCACAGGCCCCCGCGCCGAGAGCTCCGGGGCCACACTGGCAGAGGGGTGCTCGCCGGGCCAGGTGTGCAGGGCTCCAGCTCCCCAGCGAGGCACCTGCAGGTGTGAGCCACGCAGTGCTGTGGACACAGCTCCCAGAGTTCAGGGGAGCTGATGAGAGGCCCCGGGAACCCCACAGTGTTGCCCCGGAGCCTTAGGCCAACGAGGGGATTCCCGAGAACCTCTGCTCCTGCTTCTGGGGCCCGAGCCTGGCACACAGGCTCATCCACGTGCGTGCACACCGGTCCACCCACACCCGTCCACCGACGCAGACCTATTACACGTGTGCACACCAGTCCACACACACCCATCCACCGACGCAGACCCACACGCACCTGTGCACACGCTCAGGcccacacacagcacacacacagatgccaaagaaaagcagcagcttaGAGGAAAGGATGCAAATTTTCttgtttaacaaaataaattaaatatacgAAGCTTCAGCTcaaaatctatataaaattaCAGAGGTCTGGGGCTGCCGCCGGCAGGGAGCAATGGGCGTGTAGCCCTGAGGTGGCCGTTCAGTTGGCCCGAGGACAGGCCGGGTCTGTGGCCACCTTCCTTCCAGCATTATTAATattatcttaatttcttaaatataaatatcgAGGGCCCTTCTCTCTGGCAGTGGGAGGCCGGACGGGGCAGGGTCACCCCGGGGCGGGCTCCAGCCTCTCGGGACACTGCTGGGACTGCCATGCCTGACCTCCCGGCCCAGGgtcccggggaggggggtgggggggaagctcCCAGACACCCAGACATGTGGTGGCAAAAACAGCCACCTGCCTGCAGACGCCTGGGCAGGGACGCGGGCggcaggcaggggcgggggcaggaggttTTGGTTCACAAAGCCGGGGCGCCTCTCAGATCTCCTGCCAGGGACGGGGACGGGTGGCTTGACCGTGGTCCCCATGAAATCCTCCTCACAGGAGCCAAGGGATTCCTTCATCAGCGAGCAGGCTGCTACGCGCACCCTGCGCAGTCACAAATGCGGGCCTTCCCCGAGCCATCCTGGTCTGAGGGTGTGTGGGCACCCTGGGGTGCTGGCTGCGCCTCCTGCCTGGGGTTCAGCTCCCTCCGGGGTCCTCCGCCCAGCCTGCCTGCCCACCTTGACCTCCATGTGCCCGCCCCCGTGGCACCTGCAGCCTCAGTGGGCTGGCATGCCCCAGAGGCGCCGCCGTCTAGCACTGGTAGTGGATGTGCTGGTGCTGGTGGACCTTGCCCTCCACGTGAGAGTgcgtgtgtgagtgcgtgtgtgtgtgcgtgtgcgtgtgcacatcCGTGTAGAGTTTGGGGTAAAGTCTGGGACCAGCCGATGGGCCAGGGCCCAGCAGGTGTTGGGGACCTGCCGGGGGCCCCAACTCCTCACACAGCCCCATGCCAGGGGTGGCGCCAAGGGCAGAGGGCACGGGCAGGTCCTTGTCCCCGCCGCGGTCGCGGGCGGTGACGGGCGGGCGGTGTGCAGGCAGAGGCGGCGCGGGCACGGGCGCACACGGCTTCTTCTTGGCCTGGCAGAGCCACAGGAGCACCGTGCCGAGGATGAAGACGGCGCCGGCGGGGATGCCGATGACCACGGGCCACGGCAAGCTGGAGGTCGAGGAGGAGGGGGCCACGGGCGGCCCTGGCGGCTTGGGGTCTGCAagagaggccagggcaggggtgtgggaggAAAGTCGCCATGGGCCGCGGTGCGGACGGCCGGGGCCGGCGCGGGCGGGCAGGCGCACGCACCTGGCAGCACCGTGAGGAAGGCACTGCGGAAGCTGTAGCCCATGGTGTTGGCGCCCAGGCAGATGTACATGCCCGCGTCGTCCTGCCGGGCGCGGGCGATGAGCAGCTTGTTGAGGTAGGAGCCGTCGGGCCGCGACCACACATCGCCCGTGGGCAGCACCACGAACTTCTGGCCGCCCACGTCGATGGTGGAGTTGTAGCGGCCCTCGGCGCCGTACTCCACGCGCTTCAGCCACTGGATCACGGGCTTCACGTCACTGCGCACTTTGCACTGGAAGGACGTGGTGCCCCCAAAGTCCACTGTCGTGTTCACGGGGTGCGTGCCCGTGAGGACGGGCTTGGAGCGCGTCCGCTCTGCGCAAGGACACAGCGCGTCGGGGCACGCCCTGGGCACCgccggctccccgccccccaggccggGCACTCACGGATCACGTCCACCTTGTAGGTCGCGTTGATGGCGCCGGCCCGGTTCGACACGCGGCACGTGTACCTGCCGCTGTCCTCGGGACGCAGGTTCTTCAGGCTCAGCGTCCACTTCTTTCTCCTGTGCTCGCCGGCCTCCAAGCCCGTCAAGGCCTGGTCATCCTTTGTCCACGTGATGTCAGGCCGAGGGTGCCCGCTGGCCACACACTTGAGCCGCACAGAGCTGCCCACGGGCCTCGCGATCACCCGGCGCCGCATCTTGGAGGGCTGCGTGAAGCGGGGCCGTGCtgcagggtgggtgggtggcacAGAGGTCAGCGGGGCGCCGGGAGGgccagcccccacctgcccccgaGGGGGGTGACATCTGCCCTGTCTCACCCCACTGCTTGCTGGCTGGGTCCTCCTGGCCCCCCGAGGAGCCATCGTGCCCCAGACGCTCCCGTCCTGGGCCTGTGTCATCTGCAGAGAGGAGGGCACGTGAGAGGGGCCCCGGCTGCCCCGGCTGTGGGCCCAGCTGAGAAAGCTCTGGAAACAGAAGTGGGAGCCCTCGGGAGCACACCCACATCTCAGAATCCCAGAGACAGCTGGGCAAGAGCTGCCTGCCCAGCCTACTCCCTGGGTGCAGGTGACCCCAACAAAACTGGCCCCCCCCACCCTGGCTCCAGGGGGTCTGCCAggccagggggaggagggggcccggCCCTGCCGGCAGCTGCAGTAACCCTAGCCCGCATCAAGGGGCCGAGGCCTTGGTGCGCTGACGTGGCTCACATACCGCCTAGTCATCCTCCCCTTCAGAGGACAGTGGGGGGGACACGCACAGCGTTCCCATTCCACAGCCCGAGCGGGGCcctgcgggggcggggcaggctgAGGAATGCCCCTCCCGGGACAGCCGCCTCCACCCAGCCCAGGACCCTGCAGGGGGGTGGCGCAGGTCAGCCTCCCCCTCTGTGAGACAGGCCACCAAGGCTGCAAGGGAGCCCCACCCCCGGGACCCACCCCAGGAGCCcgtgggggagggccagacatGCGCCTGGTACCAGTGAGCGGAGGGTGTGTCGCTGGGGACCCCGCCAGTCCCCAAGCCCGGGCCCCAGAGGCAAGAGAACAGAAGGCCCTTGGCGGTCCCTCTGAACTCTGAAATCTGAGCCTCAAAGTTAGAGCCGACACCCAGGCTGCCAGCCCGCCCAGCCTGCCCTTCAGTGGGACCCCCGCCCTGGGGCTCCCCCAGGCCCACTCTGCCGCCCCCTAGCCAGCCTCGGTCTCCCTGTCAGCAGGACCTCTGCAAGGAGGGGCCAGGGAGGAAGAGGACCCTGAGGGACAGGCCTCAGAAGGGGGTGCCGGGCTGGGGGTGGTGACAGAGGTCAGGCCCCGGTTCTGGGCTGGACAGGGGCAGGCAGGGAtggggctggcgggggggggggggggggggctcccggGCAGTGCTGACTCAGGGCTCGCACGGCAcggccccaccccgcccccactgaCCCATCACGATGAGGGTGTAGTTGACGCTGAGGCTGCCGAAGCCGTTGGTGGCCTTGCACACGTAGGCGCCGGCGTCCTCCCGCTCCACCTCCTTCACCTTCAGGCCCTGGGGCAGCACGCGGAAGCGGCTCCAGCCGCCGTGGATTGTGCGGCCGTCCTTCGTCCACATGGTCAGCGGCGGCGGGTCCCCCTCCACGGGGCACTGCAACCGCACGGTGCGGCCCAGACGGGCCACCTGCCTGGGGACCACCTTGTCCGCCATCCTCGGGGGGCCTGTGGACAGGAGAGAGCTCAGTCAGAGTGGAGGCAGGTAGCCAGGAGTCCAAGCAGGCAGGGCTGATGGGAGCCAGGGAATGGGGCCGACCCTGTCAGGTCCCCACCCAGGACGCCACCCAGATACACACTGCCCCGCGCAGGCATGGGGGCCCAAAGCCCAGGGTCCTGCTCCCAGAGCACGGCAGCTGGCATTCACCCTGGACCCACGGCACACAAGGCCCGTGCCCCCTGAGCACCCGTCACGTGCCAGTGCATTGCCGTCAACATACAGGCTGGCTGGAGCGGGTTGCCCGGGGCGCGTGCCCACAGGCAAGCCCGAGCGGCCCCTCATGGCCTCCCCGTGCACAGCGAGTGTCCGTGTGAACAGTGTGCAGATGAGGGAGCCCGTGCAGCACTGCAGGTGTGTCTGGTGGCCCACGTTTGCGCCTGTGTGTGCACAGGCCCCACCTGCCCAGGTCTGTCTGCAAGGCTTCCTGCGCCAGTCATACCACACCAAGGGGCTCACCCCGGGCGCAGGGTGTGGGGGAGCATGACCCCAAGGTCCGGGGTCAGAGGGCGAGCGGCAAGGTGTGCCAGGCCTGGCTGGCTGGTGGCCACTGCCCACTGGCCCCCAACGGGAGGAGTTCAAGTTGCGGGCTGAGGCCACGGGGCCCTGAGCGACGAGAAGAAAGCCAGTCCCACCCGTTAGTCCAGGGCCAGCCCGAGTGCAGGGCCAGCGGGGGTGACCAAGACACTGGGAAGGACGTACAGGTGTCTGGAAGAAGCAGGGCCATCTTCTGGCCAACCCTCAGGTCCCCTGTCACATCCCTGTGCCTCCAAGCCTGGGCCCCTGCACCGTGGGGTGAGCACAGGGGAGCTGGGCTCCCACAGCCACCCCCCCGCGGTGCCCCCAGACCAGGAGAGGCAGCCGCAGGCACCGAGCTGCCCTTCCCAGGAGCCTGACTGGGCCCAGCTCCCAAGACCCCACTGTCCAGCCGCCAGCAAGGGGCATTCACCCCACTGTGTGGCCACTCAGGCCGGGAGGGCCAGCGTCCCGAGTCCTGGCCTCCAGAGGTGCCAGGAGGCGGCGGCCGCGCTGAGATGCTATCGCTGCAGGGCCTGAGGGCGGCATGTGGTTTTAATAACCAGCTGGTATTTCTTCAACATGCAATTACCAGCTGGCCACCTCACCGGCCTTCGCATCCAGGACCCAAAGTGCTTCCGTGGGCTCTCTGGAGGCCCGGGCGGCGGCTTCCTGTGTGTCGCCTCCCACCCCGCCACTGGTCTGCAGGCgccgggggtggggtgctgggcagggaggggcccggAGTTCCGACTCCAGCTTTGCTGGGGGCACGGCAACCCTGGGCCCTTCCACGACTACAAACAAGACAGGGGCTGGGGGTGCGGGGACATGCCCTCCCCAGCCACACCCACAATCTCCCCCACGCCGGCCTGCCACACCCCAGCCCACCAAGCCCACCGCCAGACTGTCAGCAATACTTCTTCCCTGCACCCACATTCTGCCTCTACCGGGGTGCCCCTACTCCTGCCGTGGGGCCCCTAACAGTGCACCACGGGCCCCAGGCCATCTCTGCGCTCCCAGCCACCCCCTCCTCACCAGAACCCCAGCATCCCTGGAAGGGGCAAGAAGAACAGAGAGGGCCACTGAGACCTCTCTCTC from Suricata suricatta isolate VVHF042 chromosome 1, meerkat_22Aug2017_6uvM2_HiC, whole genome shotgun sequence encodes:
- the FGFRL1 gene encoding fibroblast growth factor receptor-like 1; translation: MTPSPTLLLLLPPLLLGALPPAAAARGPPRMADKVVPRQVARLGRTVRLQCPVEGDPPPLTMWTKDGRTIHGGWSRFRVLPQGLKVKEVEREDAGAYVCKATNGFGSLSVNYTLIVMDDTGPGRERLGHDGSSGGQEDPASKQWARPRFTQPSKMRRRVIARPVGSSVRLKCVASGHPRPDITWTKDDQALTGLEAGEHRRKKWTLSLKNLRPEDSGRYTCRVSNRAGAINATYKVDVIQRTRSKPVLTGTHPVNTTVDFGGTTSFQCKVRSDVKPVIQWLKRVEYGAEGRYNSTIDVGGQKFVVLPTGDVWSRPDGSYLNKLLIARARQDDAGMYICLGANTMGYSFRSAFLTVLPDPKPPGPPVAPSSSTSSLPWPVVIGIPAGAVFILGTVLLWLCQAKKKPCAPVPAPPLPAHRPPVTARDRGGDKDLPVPSALGATPGMGLCEELGPPAGPQHLLGPGPSAGPRLYPKLYTDVHTHTHTHTHSHTHSHVEGKVHQHQHIHYQC